The following proteins come from a genomic window of Panicum hallii strain FIL2 chromosome 8, PHallii_v3.1, whole genome shotgun sequence:
- the LOC112903544 gene encoding cysteine proteinase inhibitor 8-like, protein MVAAAAAPRCRRSLIVARASPAKHDERQDPAVKVDAAGGRRRAMVLFSAAAITASTAAAVRSARAGVSTKTVPGQWVDIENLADPYVQDLGKWAVMEHNSQTGEDLQFGKVVGGKQQVVAGMNYKLEIETKRGPSRFYEAGLFVSLPPEKRTLNSFEPLAG, encoded by the coding sequence ATGGTGGCAGCTGCGGCTGCAccgcgctgccgccgcagcCTCATCGTGGCCCGAGCTTCTCCGGCCAAACATGACGAGCGCCAAGATCCGGCAGTCAAGGTTgacgccgccggcggccggcgccgagccaTGGTGCTGTTCTCCGCCGCCGCGATCACTGCCTCGACAGCAGCCGCCGTCCGATCCGCGAGAGCCGGTGTGTCCACGAAGACCGTACCCGGACAGTGGGTGGATATAGAGAATCTGGCGGACCCATACGTGCAGGATCTCGGCAAATGGGCTGTGATGGAGCACAACTCACAGACTGGGGAGGATTTGCAGTTTGGTAAGGTCGTCGGAGGCAAGCAACAGGTTGTCGCGGGCATGAACTACAAGCTCGAGATCGAAACAAAGCGCGGACCCTCCCGTTTTTACGAAGCGGGTCTGTTTGTTTCACTGCCCCCTGAGAAGCGTACGCTTAACTCCTTCGAGCCCTTGGCTGGGTGA